In a single window of the Flavobacterium sp. W4I14 genome:
- a CDS encoding ELWxxDGT repeat protein (product_source=TIGR04534; cath_funfam=2.130.10.10,2.60.40.10,2.60.40.60; cleavage_site_network=SignalP-TM; cog=COG4447; pfam=PF14870,PF18962; superfamily=110296; tigrfam=TIGR04183,TIGR04534; transmembrane_helix_parts=Inside_1_12,TMhelix_13_30,Outside_31_1653) → MRSNILKKACATIVVIIVFISAQTFAQQFIKNFSAATSFVKVGNTIFFTAQDANYGLELWKTNGTLEGTSLVKDIKPGPLSSNIANLTVFKGKIYFSANDGINGAELWTSDGTATGTFMIKDINPARNISGSSSPSQFTVCNDILYFTAVKLGNYRGLWKTDGTNAGTVQLAEDDYFGYSQFTPIGHTIYFTASGNRSLWKTNGSIAGTKKVTTDDNYTVDLLKNINGELVYITNTSYRQNIRLYKLNPTDDSFTLLKSFNAVTYGNNDIDNITQVGSGFYFSIRTVDANDKAIDALWFSNGTPEATRFVKGFEWSSHSSNSYMQNFISLNNKLYFGVTSQFQIYTSDGTENGTVKVSDAKFAPEKQQLVSNQKIFFNNDGLLWSFDGITAKQELSTPRNPTQLFDSDGIIYFTIADQYSAALWNSQPEASIQITSGYQQLEKNATISFSTKTDSVANSIVTIKNLGNKELILSEINVTGNSFYVNGRPAESILPGKQTTFNLLYLPIKDEQSSGLLNIKSSDDSKGFFNVNLTGATNGTAINKYNPGNISKQIAFKDSVGGFNLSNNRLAEGMPLNSVIGNFSSLKTSENYTYSFVQGAGDADNNDFKIDGQELKSNKIFDFENKSTYTVRVSANNTNTTIEKSITILISNLQKNIVSGNCIAGIEYLNYTLDDVAYTNTNIIAVGDQGKILASKNDGQDWSIIPSGISEQLISIKMTDEQIGYTIGYYGSMLKTETGGDSWFPIKVPDLTYPYVNNMHFVSSLVGYIFGEGKLYKTTDGAKNWKKLTVQNFGNPPSSAYFIDENTGFICGSSQLLRTKDGGLTWENIVISNLGFAVNLSKITFVNKDLGFIVTSSGDILQSKDGGSIWSKISNAGVSNPTRLVFTDEKTGFILSGWNELLQKTTDGGLTWIKDFSSSSSYLGFAYNKSKNKYCMVGHGVNLGYTSSQGRAIALKNGSEAWAVRSLLGNDDHYRLELINEKTAYVLGSGAYKTLDGGITWSKLQIISDSYGKISSCAFLNESKGFYANTIGLYKTVDGGTSWSKANFPNYTAASNLTFINDKVGFISTYNTIYKTIDGGETWEKNLQSNENLSWRSINFINDQTGFAFGFGNKFYKTVNQGATWEIITILDNPFISSLYFFNSETGLIGCNGGLLFKTVDGGKTFTEIRTQLSMNLTGFAFFDNQHGYAIGNNGGGISEIYETSDGALTWTFITQISENISQIKISNGKAYIIGGRGNILLLNGGNPKPVNTGYINGESTVAAGIKYTYSTPAINKVNYNWTTNAPATIEYQNNMANITWKQAGKYLLTATALNNCAAGESRTLEIEVKDFQTPKIIGLDSVLSQSANISYSTKLNQDHSYNWSITGGTLTVNKNTANASWGDAGTGVITVVETDLGLNMKKAASLDVVITKAPTIPANNFEITINGVSCKGSTNGIIKIKAIKTNKYLVLLTGSDQKPYNFTFSDSLKIEDLNSGNYSLCISIEGNTNFSRCYNLNITEPKDLSVYSTVNKDNQSLTLSLSGGELYYIDINGKKYQTSGQQFDIKLEKGINDLKITTDKTCQGLYQKRIIIDGINIFPNPVKDILNIDLGGENSPKVKVEVNNLAGQLIMSKTFTNNENFLAMEMNTVPTGIYLIRVTTEKSKAIFKIIKQ, encoded by the coding sequence ATGCGCTCCAATATACTTAAAAAGGCATGTGCTACTATTGTAGTAATTATTGTATTTATCTCCGCTCAGACTTTTGCTCAGCAATTTATTAAAAATTTTTCTGCTGCAACTTCTTTCGTAAAAGTAGGCAACACCATTTTCTTTACGGCACAAGATGCCAATTACGGCTTAGAACTTTGGAAAACTAATGGAACTTTGGAGGGAACTTCTTTGGTAAAAGATATTAAACCGGGCCCGCTGTCATCAAACATTGCAAATTTAACAGTCTTTAAAGGCAAAATTTATTTTTCAGCAAATGACGGCATTAATGGCGCAGAATTATGGACATCTGATGGGACTGCTACAGGTACATTTATGATTAAGGATATAAATCCTGCACGTAATATTTCCGGTAGTTCTTCTCCATCACAATTTACAGTTTGTAACGATATACTTTATTTTACAGCCGTTAAACTAGGAAATTATAGGGGGCTTTGGAAAACCGATGGAACAAATGCAGGCACTGTTCAACTTGCGGAAGATGATTATTTTGGGTATAGTCAATTCACCCCAATAGGTCATACTATTTATTTCACGGCATCTGGCAATAGGTCACTTTGGAAAACGAACGGGTCAATTGCTGGAACGAAAAAAGTAACAACCGATGATAACTATACGGTTGATTTACTCAAAAACATTAATGGTGAATTGGTCTATATAACAAATACTTCCTACCGCCAAAACATCAGGCTTTACAAGCTAAATCCTACAGACGACAGTTTTACATTATTAAAGTCTTTTAACGCTGTAACCTATGGCAATAATGATATTGATAACATTACTCAGGTTGGTTCGGGGTTTTATTTCTCAATTAGGACTGTAGATGCAAATGATAAAGCGATTGACGCACTCTGGTTTAGTAATGGCACACCAGAAGCTACCAGATTTGTTAAAGGCTTTGAATGGTCTTCGCATTCAAGCAATTCTTATATGCAAAACTTCATTTCCCTTAACAATAAATTATATTTTGGTGTAACCTCACAATTTCAGATATATACAAGCGACGGCACAGAAAATGGAACGGTAAAAGTTTCTGACGCAAAATTCGCTCCCGAAAAACAACAATTAGTATCAAATCAAAAAATCTTCTTTAATAACGATGGACTGCTTTGGAGTTTCGACGGCATAACAGCAAAACAAGAGCTTAGCACCCCAAGAAACCCAACCCAATTATTTGATTCCGATGGAATTATTTATTTTACAATTGCTGATCAATATAGTGCGGCATTATGGAATAGCCAACCCGAAGCAAGTATCCAAATAACTTCAGGATACCAACAACTTGAAAAAAATGCAACGATTAGCTTTAGCACAAAGACCGACAGCGTAGCTAATTCGATTGTTACGATAAAAAACTTAGGTAACAAAGAGTTAATATTAAGCGAAATCAATGTAACAGGAAATTCTTTTTATGTTAATGGAAGGCCAGCTGAAAGTATTTTACCCGGAAAGCAAACTACTTTCAACTTACTTTATTTACCAATAAAAGACGAACAAAGTAGTGGTTTGTTGAATATCAAGAGCAGTGACGACAGCAAAGGCTTCTTTAATGTCAATCTTACAGGCGCTACAAATGGTACAGCAATAAATAAGTATAACCCGGGAAACATCTCAAAACAGATCGCTTTTAAAGATAGTGTTGGAGGATTTAACCTTTCTAATAATAGACTGGCCGAAGGGATGCCATTAAATTCTGTTATCGGAAACTTTTCATCTCTAAAAACTAGCGAAAATTATACTTACTCATTTGTCCAGGGAGCAGGAGATGCCGATAATAACGATTTCAAAATTGATGGACAAGAACTGAAATCCAATAAAATATTCGATTTCGAAAATAAAAGTACTTATACCGTCAGAGTAAGCGCTAATAATACGAATACTACGATTGAAAAAAGTATTACGATCCTCATTAGCAACCTTCAAAAAAACATTGTTAGCGGAAATTGCATAGCAGGCATTGAATATCTAAATTATACCCTTGATGATGTTGCTTATACCAACACCAATATAATTGCAGTAGGCGATCAGGGAAAAATTCTTGCTTCTAAAAATGATGGCCAGGACTGGAGCATAATTCCTTCGGGTATTAGTGAGCAGTTGATAAGTATAAAAATGACAGATGAGCAAATTGGTTACACCATTGGATACTATGGTTCAATGCTAAAAACGGAAACGGGCGGCGATTCTTGGTTCCCAATTAAAGTCCCTGATTTAACTTACCCATATGTAAATAACATGCATTTTGTTTCATCTCTTGTCGGTTACATATTTGGAGAAGGTAAACTTTATAAAACAACCGATGGCGCAAAAAACTGGAAAAAACTCACCGTACAAAATTTTGGCAATCCTCCTTCGAGTGCCTATTTCATTGATGAAAACACTGGATTTATTTGTGGTTCTAGCCAGCTGTTACGAACTAAAGATGGTGGACTAACATGGGAAAACATAGTCATATCAAATCTGGGTTTTGCGGTTAATCTAAGTAAAATAACATTTGTTAATAAAGACCTGGGTTTCATCGTTACCTCATCGGGTGATATACTACAATCAAAGGATGGGGGCTCAATCTGGAGCAAAATCAGTAATGCAGGTGTTTCTAATCCTACTCGGTTAGTTTTCACTGACGAGAAAACAGGTTTTATATTAAGTGGTTGGAATGAGCTGTTACAAAAAACAACTGACGGCGGCTTAACCTGGATTAAAGATTTTTCATCCTCAAGTTCATATTTGGGCTTTGCTTATAATAAAAGTAAAAACAAGTATTGTATGGTTGGCCATGGGGTTAATTTAGGATATACTTCTTCTCAAGGCAGAGCCATCGCCCTTAAAAATGGTTCTGAAGCGTGGGCCGTGCGGTCTTTACTTGGAAATGACGACCATTACCGTTTAGAATTAATTAATGAAAAGACAGCCTACGTATTGGGTAGCGGTGCATACAAAACTTTGGATGGAGGTATTACCTGGAGTAAACTGCAGATTATTAGTGATTCTTACGGCAAGATCTCTTCATGCGCTTTTTTAAATGAAAGTAAAGGATTTTACGCTAATACTATCGGATTATACAAAACAGTTGATGGAGGCACAAGCTGGTCTAAAGCTAATTTTCCAAATTACACCGCTGCAAGTAATTTAACCTTTATCAATGATAAGGTAGGCTTTATTTCTACATATAATACTATTTATAAAACTATAGATGGCGGCGAAACCTGGGAAAAAAACCTTCAATCAAATGAAAACCTTAGCTGGAGAAGCATAAATTTCATAAATGATCAAACTGGTTTTGCTTTTGGTTTTGGAAACAAGTTTTATAAAACTGTAAATCAGGGTGCAACATGGGAAATTATTACAATTTTAGATAACCCATTTATATCTTCGTTGTATTTCTTCAACTCCGAAACCGGACTGATTGGATGTAACGGTGGGCTTTTATTCAAAACAGTCGATGGTGGAAAAACATTTACAGAAATAAGAACCCAGCTCTCAATGAACTTGACAGGTTTTGCCTTTTTTGACAATCAACATGGATACGCAATTGGAAACAACGGAGGAGGCATTAGTGAAATTTATGAAACAAGCGACGGTGCTTTAACATGGACATTTATCACTCAGATCTCTGAAAATATAAGCCAGATAAAAATTTCTAATGGAAAAGCTTATATCATAGGCGGACGTGGGAATATTCTGTTACTGAATGGAGGAAATCCTAAGCCTGTAAATACAGGATATATAAACGGAGAGTCAACCGTTGCAGCTGGGATAAAGTATACCTATTCAACTCCGGCTATTAATAAAGTTAATTATAACTGGACCACTAATGCTCCTGCAACTATTGAATATCAAAACAATATGGCAAATATTACCTGGAAACAAGCAGGCAAATATTTACTAACAGCAACTGCTTTAAATAACTGCGCTGCTGGTGAAAGTCGTACGCTGGAAATAGAGGTGAAAGATTTTCAAACACCCAAAATAATAGGATTAGATAGCGTTCTTAGCCAATCAGCAAATATAAGTTATTCCACAAAACTAAATCAAGACCATAGCTACAATTGGTCTATAACAGGTGGCACGCTAACAGTCAACAAAAATACAGCAAATGCATCATGGGGTGATGCGGGCACAGGCGTAATTACTGTGGTTGAAACAGATTTAGGTCTGAATATGAAAAAGGCTGCCTCATTAGATGTTGTGATAACCAAGGCACCCACTATCCCAGCAAATAATTTTGAAATAACAATAAATGGGGTAAGTTGTAAAGGAAGTACAAACGGCATTATAAAAATTAAAGCTATAAAAACTAACAAATACCTGGTTTTACTTACCGGTTCTGACCAAAAACCCTACAACTTTACATTCTCTGATAGCCTGAAGATAGAAGATCTTAATAGCGGAAATTACAGCCTCTGCATTTCCATTGAAGGAAATACCAATTTTAGCAGATGCTATAATTTAAACATAACAGAACCCAAAGACCTTTCAGTTTATTCCACAGTGAACAAAGATAACCAATCATTAACACTATCCCTATCAGGTGGAGAATTGTACTATATCGATATCAATGGCAAAAAATATCAAACGAGTGGGCAGCAGTTCGATATAAAACTTGAAAAAGGCATTAATGATTTAAAAATTACTACAGATAAAACTTGCCAGGGATTATATCAAAAGCGAATTATCATTGACGGGATTAATATTTTTCCGAATCCAGTTAAAGATATCCTGAATATTGACCTTGGAGGAGAAAATTCGCCAAAAGTAAAAGTTGAGGTCAACAACCTGGCGGGGCAACTTATAATGTCAAAAACCTTCACGAACAATGAAAATTTTTTAGCTATGGAAATGAATACAGTTCCTACAGGTATTTACTTAATCAGAGTTACTACAGAAAAATCTAAAGCAATTTTTAAAATAATTAAGCAATGA
- a CDS encoding galactose mutarotase-like enzyme (product_source=COG2017; cog=COG2017; pfam=PF01263; superfamily=74650) yields MITLENDYIKVSLAAKGAELQGLFSKETKLEYLWNANPKYWAKHSPVLFPIVGSLKNNSFTYQGKSYELPRHGFARDHVFNIEKISETEAVFTLTQNEDTLKVYPFYFELKLRYRLIDRKLNLTYEVINTGTAELLFSIGAHPAFAVPNTPNTVYEDYYLAFNADEKLTFWKLEDGLVADDTALIELGGHRLNLKHDLFYNDALVFKTLQSNCISLLNNKNDYGLHFHFEDFPFFGIWAATDAPFICLEPWCGVADGVNHDQELTHKEGIVKLGAGENWLRFWEVECF; encoded by the coding sequence ATGATAACTCTCGAGAACGATTATATAAAAGTTAGCCTGGCGGCTAAAGGCGCAGAACTTCAAGGCTTATTTAGTAAAGAAACCAAGCTGGAATATCTATGGAATGCCAATCCTAAATATTGGGCAAAACACAGTCCGGTTTTATTTCCTATTGTTGGCTCATTAAAAAACAACAGTTTTACCTACCAAGGTAAAAGCTACGAGCTGCCACGCCATGGTTTCGCCCGCGATCATGTTTTTAATATCGAAAAAATAAGTGAAACCGAAGCCGTTTTTACCCTAACCCAGAACGAAGATACTTTAAAAGTATATCCTTTTTATTTCGAGCTGAAACTGAGGTACCGGCTAATCGACAGGAAACTGAACTTAACTTACGAGGTAATAAACACAGGTACTGCCGAGCTTTTATTTTCAATTGGTGCACACCCGGCATTTGCGGTGCCCAATACGCCCAATACTGTTTATGAAGATTATTATCTTGCTTTTAATGCCGATGAGAAATTAACTTTCTGGAAACTCGAAGATGGCTTGGTAGCCGATGATACCGCACTCATTGAACTGGGTGGCCACAGGTTAAACCTTAAACATGATTTGTTTTATAACGATGCGCTGGTTTTTAAAACCCTGCAGAGCAACTGCATCAGCTTGCTCAACAACAAAAACGATTATGGCCTGCATTTCCATTTCGAAGATTTCCCTTTCTTTGGCATTTGGGCCGCTACTGATGCCCCTTTTATTTGTTTAGAACCCTGGTGCGGTGTTGCCGATGGTGTTAACCACGATCAGGAATTAACACACAAAGAGGGCATAGTAAAACTTGGTGCAGGCGAAAACTGGTTGCGGTTTTGGGAAGTAGAGTGTTTTTGA
- a CDS encoding hypothetical protein (product_source=Hypo-rule applied; cath_funfam=2.60.40.150; superfamily=54427) has product MAIDLTKLSNAKVKAAITALQKGDEKTWFSLFAIDVAFYDDGNQMKFNNFFKKALGHERFICIDKVENNGLEVYGHFHSDQWGDFKTCFKFKVNKEGKIARLDIGQASY; this is encoded by the coding sequence ATGGCGATAGATTTAACAAAATTATCAAATGCAAAAGTGAAGGCCGCTATTACCGCATTGCAAAAAGGCGATGAAAAAACATGGTTTTCTTTATTTGCTATCGATGTTGCCTTTTACGACGACGGAAACCAGATGAAATTTAATAACTTCTTTAAGAAAGCGCTGGGGCATGAGCGTTTTATCTGTATAGATAAAGTTGAAAACAACGGATTGGAGGTTTATGGCCATTTCCACTCCGACCAATGGGGTGATTTTAAAACCTGCTTTAAATTTAAGGTAAACAAAGAAGGAAAAATAGCGAGGTTGGATATTGGGCAAGCCTCCTATTGA
- a CDS encoding tripeptide aminopeptidase (product_source=KO:K01258; cath_funfam=3.40.630.10; cog=COG2195; ko=KO:K01258; pfam=PF01546,PF07687; superfamily=53187; tigrfam=TIGR01882), translated as MNTYTNFNKSLEQRFIKYAKIDTQSDPNSPTCPSTLKQKNLGKELVQELLEIGVTDAEMDDNGYVYGTILSNTNKPLPVIFFCSHMDTSPDCSGENVNPIIHDNYQGQDLILPDDNNIIIKLSEHKDLKHQIGNDIITASGTTLLGADNKAGLAEIMEAASFLMRNPDVKHGTIKLLFTPDEEIGRGVDKADLKKLGADFGYTIDGETLGSIEDETFSADGATLKIYGVSTHPGFAKGKMESAIKILAEILDSLPKDTLTPEATHQKEGFIHPVNMSGQVEEAEAQFIIRDFTDEKLAEHGQFLEETVKKVMAKYPKSTYKINIKAQYRNMKQVLDQHPKIVQYGIEAIERAGVVAKQQSIRGGTDGSRLSYMGLPCPNIFAGEHAFHSKQEWVSVQDMEKAVQTIINIACIWEERG; from the coding sequence ATGAACACATACACCAACTTTAACAAATCCCTGGAGCAGCGGTTTATAAAATATGCGAAGATTGATACCCAATCTGATCCAAATTCTCCAACTTGCCCATCAACCCTAAAACAAAAAAACTTAGGTAAAGAATTGGTTCAGGAACTGTTAGAAATTGGCGTTACCGATGCCGAAATGGACGATAACGGCTATGTGTATGGTACGATCCTGTCAAACACAAACAAGCCGTTACCCGTAATTTTCTTCTGTTCGCATATGGATACCTCGCCAGATTGTAGCGGTGAAAATGTTAACCCGATTATTCATGACAATTATCAAGGACAGGACTTAATTCTGCCAGATGACAACAATATCATAATAAAGCTGTCTGAACATAAAGACCTAAAACACCAGATTGGTAACGATATTATCACAGCAAGTGGAACAACTTTATTGGGTGCCGATAATAAAGCAGGGCTAGCAGAAATTATGGAAGCAGCCTCCTTTTTAATGCGCAATCCTGATGTAAAACACGGAACCATAAAGCTACTTTTTACCCCTGATGAAGAAATAGGCCGCGGCGTAGACAAGGCCGATTTAAAGAAATTAGGTGCCGATTTTGGCTATACCATAGATGGAGAAACGCTGGGTTCTATTGAAGATGAAACTTTTTCTGCCGATGGCGCAACCCTTAAAATTTATGGCGTAAGTACGCATCCAGGCTTTGCAAAAGGAAAAATGGAAAGCGCCATTAAGATCCTTGCTGAAATTTTAGATTCGCTTCCAAAAGATACACTCACACCAGAAGCTACACATCAAAAAGAAGGATTTATCCACCCGGTAAATATGAGCGGGCAGGTAGAAGAGGCAGAAGCACAGTTTATTATCAGAGATTTTACCGATGAAAAACTAGCCGAACACGGGCAGTTTTTAGAAGAAACCGTAAAAAAGGTGATGGCTAAATATCCAAAATCTACCTACAAAATTAACATTAAAGCGCAATACCGTAACATGAAACAGGTTTTGGATCAGCACCCTAAAATTGTGCAATATGGGATTGAAGCCATTGAACGGGCGGGTGTAGTGGCAAAACAACAAAGTATCCGTGGCGGAACAGACGGCTCGCGACTTTCCTACATGGGTTTACCCTGCCCCAATATTTTTGCCGGAGAACACGCTTTTCATAGCAAACAAGAATGGGTAAGCGTACAGGATATGGAAAAAGCCGTACAAACCATTATTAACATCGCCTGTATTTGGGAAGAGCGCGGATAG
- a CDS encoding hypothetical protein (product_source=Hypo-rule applied; superfamily=56925; transmembrane_helix_parts=Inside_1_6,TMhelix_7_29,Outside_30_243) translates to MIFNLLRATYITLLLVFIGSFSFAQSNYFKMSYGFGGGINKSYTDVYKGSFGYTAYGVFDYHITPFVTMGLEGQYGRIQGGDIETDPHNRQFVNQYTAITANVKLMLGEVVNYDKSEFLYNLRGLYVGLGIGVVNNKITDIVRYKPSWAAVNPGYGPFPGKDKSLNMSVPLNFGFNYYINDGYGYMRYVININAQSNYTFGEGLDGYNDSSAKFENYSPDVYNVYTIGFKYMFGTIKSYRKTL, encoded by the coding sequence ATGATTTTTAATTTGCTGAGAGCTACTTACATAACCCTTCTGCTTGTTTTTATAGGAAGTTTTTCTTTTGCCCAATCTAATTACTTTAAAATGTCGTATGGTTTTGGAGGCGGAATAAACAAATCTTATACTGATGTGTACAAAGGGAGTTTTGGTTACACAGCCTATGGCGTATTCGATTATCATATCACGCCGTTTGTAACCATGGGTTTAGAAGGGCAATACGGCAGGATTCAGGGTGGAGATATTGAAACCGATCCGCACAACCGCCAGTTTGTAAACCAATATACCGCCATTACAGCCAATGTAAAGCTAATGCTTGGTGAGGTGGTGAACTACGATAAAAGTGAGTTTTTATACAATTTGAGGGGTTTGTATGTGGGTTTGGGTATAGGGGTAGTTAACAACAAGATTACCGATATTGTGCGGTATAAACCAAGTTGGGCAGCAGTGAATCCCGGATATGGGCCTTTCCCTGGAAAAGATAAAAGCCTTAATATGTCGGTACCCTTAAACTTTGGTTTTAACTATTACATCAACGATGGTTATGGCTATATGAGGTACGTTATCAACATTAATGCACAATCGAACTATACTTTTGGTGAAGGTTTGGATGGTTATAACGATTCGAGCGCCAAGTTTGAGAACTATTCGCCGGATGTTTACAACGTTTATACCATAGGCTTTAAATATATGTTTGGAACGATTAAATCTTATCGTAAAACACTTTAA
- a CDS encoding hypothetical protein (product_source=Hypo-rule applied; cath_funfam=3.40.630.10; cleavage_site_network=SignalP-noTM; pfam=PF00246; superfamily=53187), giving the protein MKKFFVFCLLSMRLKAAAQKTPFELSGKIETSTYTAAITYYENLTKTYPEAKLLTYGSTDFGKPLHVLVLSRDRVFDPSELRKQNKRILLINNGIHPGEPEGVDASMMLARDLLKAGKLPKDVVICIIPLYNIDGSFNRSGTSRANQNGPVAYGFRGNSKNLDLNRDFIKTDSKNSAAFQLIFNTWQPEIFVDTHTSNGADYQYVMTLIPTQKDKLNPILSGYLTKTLLPDLYAGMEKMGYPMIPYVNSIGETPESGITGFIDPPRYSTGYTTLHNTIGFMPETHMLKSYDLRVDATYKLLQTYIRVVARDAKVIGENKRKADEFVAVQKEFPLEWKLNKTEVNDLTFKGFEAGQKPSTVSGADRLYYDRGKPYTKTIKEWNKFESAVSIQKPVAYIIPKAWDHVIALLKLNNVKLRELKADQKIEVESYYIGDFKTGTRPYEGHYLHSAVKLNTIKQNLQYYTGDLVVYVNQPVNRYIIETLEPQATDSYFNWNFFDSILDMKEHYSAYVFEDTATALLNNNPELKHKLEAKKASDAEFAKNAAAQLDFVYKNSDYYEKTHNRYPVARLVTDVKLDLK; this is encoded by the coding sequence ATGAAAAAATTCTTTGTGTTTTGTTTGCTTTCGATGAGATTAAAAGCTGCTGCACAAAAAACACCTTTCGAGCTGAGCGGAAAAATTGAAACTTCCACTTATACTGCTGCTATAACCTATTACGAAAACCTGACTAAGACTTATCCAGAGGCCAAATTATTAACCTATGGAAGTACAGATTTTGGTAAGCCTTTACATGTATTGGTTTTGTCGCGCGATCGGGTTTTTGATCCTTCGGAGCTTAGAAAGCAGAATAAAAGGATTTTATTGATCAACAATGGCATTCACCCGGGCGAACCAGAGGGGGTAGATGCATCTATGATGCTTGCCCGCGATCTGCTTAAGGCAGGTAAACTGCCAAAAGATGTGGTGATCTGCATTATTCCCCTGTACAATATAGATGGCAGTTTTAACCGTAGCGGAACATCAAGGGCCAACCAGAACGGCCCGGTTGCTTATGGCTTTAGGGGCAACAGCAAGAACCTCGATCTGAACCGTGATTTCATTAAAACCGATTCGAAAAATTCAGCAGCGTTTCAACTCATTTTTAACACCTGGCAGCCCGAAATATTTGTAGATACGCATACCAGCAATGGTGCAGATTATCAATATGTAATGACACTTATCCCTACACAAAAAGATAAGCTGAACCCGATTCTTTCTGGTTATTTAACTAAAACATTGTTGCCCGATCTATATGCCGGAATGGAGAAGATGGGTTACCCGATGATTCCCTATGTAAACTCGATAGGCGAAACGCCAGAAAGCGGAATAACCGGATTTATCGATCCCCCACGTTATTCTACCGGATATACCACGCTGCACAATACCATAGGTTTTATGCCCGAAACGCATATGCTAAAGTCGTACGATTTGCGTGTGGATGCCACTTACAAGCTTTTGCAGACCTATATTCGGGTTGTAGCCCGTGATGCCAAGGTTATTGGAGAGAATAAGCGGAAAGCCGATGAATTTGTGGCTGTACAAAAGGAATTTCCTTTGGAGTGGAAACTGAATAAAACCGAGGTAAACGATCTGACCTTTAAAGGCTTCGAGGCCGGGCAAAAACCCAGTACGGTAAGCGGCGCTGATCGTTTATATTACGACCGCGGTAAACCTTACACCAAAACGATTAAAGAATGGAACAAGTTCGAATCTGCGGTGTCTATTCAAAAACCGGTTGCCTACATTATTCCGAAAGCCTGGGACCATGTTATTGCCCTGCTTAAACTGAATAATGTTAAACTGCGGGAACTTAAGGCCGATCAGAAAATTGAAGTAGAAAGTTATTATATCGGCGATTTTAAAACCGGAACAAGGCCCTATGAAGGGCATTACCTACACTCAGCCGTAAAATTGAATACTATAAAACAAAACCTCCAGTATTATACAGGCGATTTGGTGGTGTATGTTAACCAACCTGTTAACCGTTATATTATAGAAACACTGGAACCACAGGCTACTGATTCTTATTTCAACTGGAACTTTTTCGATTCAATTCTGGATATGAAGGAACATTATTCAGCATATGTTTTTGAAGATACCGCAACAGCGCTCCTTAACAATAATCCAGAACTAAAGCATAAACTGGAGGCGAAAAAAGCTTCAGACGCCGAATTTGCGAAGAATGCAGCTGCACAACTTGATTTTGTATATAAAAATTCTGATTATTACGAAAAAACACACAATAGATATCCGGTAGCCCGTTTGGTTACAGACGTAAAACTTGATTTAAAATAA